In the Limanda limanda chromosome 1, fLimLim1.1, whole genome shotgun sequence genome, one interval contains:
- the LOC133013555 gene encoding tripartite motif-containing protein 16-like, translating to MEQQENELDRERFSCWICVDPLKDPVTTVCGHSYCKSCINTHWDKEEERGSYSCPQCRQTFTPRPVLGKNTMLADLLEELKKTGLQAAPADHCYAGPVDVACDVCTGKKRNALKSCLVCLASYCEKHLQPHLQSAPLKKRKLLEPSEKLQENICSRHNEVMEMFCRTDQQCICYLCSVDEHKDDDTVSAAAERTERQRELGLRRQTIQQRVQDTEKDVKLLHQEEEAVNGSADKAVEDSEEIFTELIRLLEKRSSDVKQQIRSQQETEVSRVRELQERLEQEITELQRKDHELKQLSDTEDQHQFLYNYPSLSPLSGSTHSSSIRIRPLRDFEAVTATVSQVRGRLQRILSETETEILQIVSQVDVLLRQPEPETRADFLKYSQEITLDPHTVNKYLLLSHGNRNVACVRDGQSYSDHPDRFTYWPQVLSRESLTGRCYWEVEVNGGLAKVHVAVAYKNISRAGNSVDCGFGWNDKSWSLYCYTGNSYDFSYNSINTTVSGPRPSRVGVYLDHSAGVLSFYSVSDTMTLLHRVQTTFTQPLYAGVRVYGYGTTAEFCKLK from the coding sequence atggagcagcaagaaaatgaactggacagagaaaggttctcctgttggatctgtgtggatccgctgaaggatccggtgactactgtctgtggacacagctactgtaagagctgtattaacacccactgggacaaagaggaggagagaggaagctacagctgccctcagtgtagacagaccttcacaccgaggcctgtcctggggaaaaacaccatgttagctgatttgctggaggagctgaagaagactggactccaagctgctcctgctgatcactgctatgctggacctgtagatgtggcctgtgatgtctgcactgggaaaAAACGGAacgctctcaagtcctgtttggtttgtttggcctcttattgtgaaaaacacctccagcctcatcttcagtcagctccactGAAGAAGCGCAAGCTgctggagccctcggagaagctccaggagaacatctgctctcgtcacaacgaggtgatggagatgttctgccgcactgatcagcagtgtatctgttatctctgctctgtggatgaacataaagacgacgacacagtgtcagctgcagcagaaaggactgagaggcagagagagctcgggctgaggagacaaaccatccagcagagagtccaggacacagagaaagacgtgaagctgcttcaccaggaggaggaggccgtcaatggctctgctgataaagcagtggaggacagtgaggagatcttcactgagctgatccgtctgctggagaaaagaagctctgatgtgaagcagcagatcagatcccagcaggaaactgaagtgagtcgagtcagagagcttcaggagagactggagcaggagatcactgagctgcagaggaaagaccatgaactgaagcagctctcagacacagaggatcagcaCCAGTTTCTatacaactacccctcactgtcaccactcagtggatctacacactcatccagcatcaggatccgtcctctgagggactttgaggccGTGACAGCaactgtgtcacaggtcagaggtcgactacagcgcattctgagtgagacagagacagagattttacagattgtgtctcaagtggatgttttactgcgacaaccagagccagagaccagagctgacttcctaaaatattcacaggaaatcacactggatccacacacagtaaacaaatatctgttattatctcATGGAAACAGAAACGTAGCATGTGTGAGAGATggtcagtcttattctgatcacccagacagattcacttattggcctcaggtcctgagtagagagagtctgactggacgttgttactgggaggtggaggtgaatgGGGGGCTAGCAAAAGTTCatgtagcagtcgcatacaagaatatcagcagagcaggaaactcaGTTGATTGTGGATTTGGATggaatgataaatcttggtcattatattgttatacaGGAAACAGTTATGACTTTTCTTACAACAGCATCAACACTACAGTGTCAGGTCCTCGgccctccagagtaggagtgtacctggatcacagtgcaggtgttctgtccttctacagcgtctctgacaccatgactctcctccacagagtccagaccacattcactcagcctctctatgctggagttagggtttATGGTTATGGaaccacagctgagttctgtaaactcaaatag